One Salinimonas marina DNA segment encodes these proteins:
- a CDS encoding outer membrane beta-barrel protein — MIKRTSSVVALSLVASGVAQAQQAGRYEMGSADLIPVLNTEFLHIDNVTYADASTPKISSWLGIVSPELKAVTEVAGNEIELGYRLERGEYFSSEQDNYTDHFLHADGDFVINDRNRFAARANFEDGHDDRGRVYSNGFGRQLSEPDTFKNGSVDGTYTYGARTSSGRIDVSAGYEVVNYDDRPQVLDFRDSEFLRFRDRDYFRYGAAFYYKIAPSTDLVLDASRQEITYDEAANPQNPLDSTENKLLAGVTWESNRYTRSYAKLGYKQKEFDSAQREDFSGVAWEVGMTYQPLSYSKVKVATTADTRETNGLADYIRSRSYNLSWEHSWVDRLTSTAKVAYIADDYIGQAADLREDDTTRLSLALDYQFRRWMTVGVFYQINERNSNRDTIVFDRDVVGITAKVTL, encoded by the coding sequence ATGATTAAAAGGACTTCCAGTGTCGTAGCCCTATCCCTGGTAGCTTCTGGTGTGGCCCAGGCCCAGCAGGCTGGACGATACGAAATGGGGAGTGCGGACCTGATCCCTGTGCTGAATACGGAATTTCTTCACATTGATAATGTTACCTATGCAGATGCCAGCACACCAAAGATCAGTAGCTGGCTCGGCATCGTATCCCCTGAGCTAAAGGCGGTAACAGAAGTTGCAGGTAACGAAATAGAATTGGGTTATCGCCTTGAACGTGGTGAATATTTTTCCAGTGAACAGGACAACTACACCGATCACTTTTTGCATGCTGATGGGGACTTTGTCATCAATGACCGTAACCGGTTCGCAGCGCGTGCAAACTTTGAAGACGGACATGACGATCGGGGCCGGGTCTATTCTAATGGTTTCGGGCGCCAGCTGAGTGAGCCTGATACCTTTAAAAATGGCAGTGTCGATGGCACCTATACCTACGGTGCCCGGACCTCCAGTGGTCGTATCGATGTTAGTGCCGGCTACGAAGTCGTGAACTACGACGACCGCCCACAAGTGTTGGATTTTCGCGACAGTGAGTTTTTGCGATTTCGTGACCGTGATTATTTCCGGTATGGAGCGGCGTTCTATTATAAAATAGCCCCCAGTACCGATTTGGTACTGGATGCCAGTCGTCAGGAAATTACTTACGATGAAGCCGCGAATCCGCAAAATCCGCTGGATTCCACCGAAAACAAACTACTCGCCGGGGTAACCTGGGAGTCTAATCGGTATACACGAAGCTACGCCAAACTGGGTTATAAGCAAAAAGAATTTGATTCTGCCCAGCGCGAAGACTTTTCCGGGGTGGCCTGGGAAGTGGGTATGACGTACCAGCCGCTGTCCTATTCAAAAGTAAAGGTGGCCACCACTGCCGATACTCGTGAAACCAATGGCCTGGCGGATTATATTCGTAGCCGCTCATACAATCTCAGTTGGGAGCATTCGTGGGTAGACCGTCTGACCTCGACGGCCAAAGTGGCTTATATAGCCGATGACTACATTGGTCAGGCTGCCGATTTACGTGAAGATGACACCACCCGCCTGAGCCTGGCGCTGGACTATCAGTTCCGCCGCTGGATGACGGTCGGGG
- a CDS encoding undecaprenyl-phosphate glucose phosphotransferase, with protein sequence MKFNLLQSQALNSNSPKRDETRSGITGHYQSSFSTLYRLIDLGLITLCFYAALFYYELTITTTGMILLFINVVSFQMAAEALDLYRSWRSSPTSSMLKNTVLTWLLSFFVTMTLGFMFSHSVTLSPSMVMFWFVASFVSLTLWRAIMRQFLFKVRRSGMNTRSAIIVGATDVGYNMAAQMMENEHLGIQFKGMYDDRPADRLRSDQEHDIQGSIDEAIDMARLHQVDYIYIALPTAAENRIKTILEKCSDTTANVYLIPNFFMYTLLNSRWQSVGNVQALSIYDTPFQGSSDVLKRIEDVVVSSIILAFLAIPMLCIAAAVKLTSPGPAIFKQKRYGLDGKEIKVYKFRSMSTQDNGHEVKQATKNDPRVTRLGAFLRRTSLDELPQFINVLQGRMSIVGPRPHAVAHNEQYRKLITGYMLRHKIRPGITGWAQVNGLRGETETVNKMAKRVEYDLDYMHRWSVWFDLKIIIKTVFGAFSDNNAY encoded by the coding sequence ATGAAATTTAATTTACTGCAAAGTCAGGCGCTAAATAGCAACAGTCCGAAGCGGGACGAGACCAGAAGTGGTATCACCGGACATTATCAAAGCAGCTTTTCCACCTTATACCGGCTGATAGATTTGGGTCTGATCACCCTGTGTTTTTACGCCGCGCTGTTTTATTACGAACTGACCATTACCACCACCGGCATGATTCTGCTGTTCATCAATGTGGTGTCGTTCCAGATGGCGGCAGAAGCGTTGGATCTATACCGTTCATGGCGCAGCAGCCCGACCAGCTCAATGCTGAAAAATACAGTGCTGACCTGGTTATTAAGTTTCTTTGTGACCATGACCCTGGGCTTCATGTTCTCGCACAGCGTTACCCTATCACCGTCGATGGTGATGTTCTGGTTTGTGGCTTCGTTTGTCAGCCTGACGTTGTGGCGTGCGATTATGCGTCAGTTTTTGTTCAAAGTTCGTCGTAGCGGTATGAACACCCGTTCTGCCATCATTGTTGGCGCCACTGATGTAGGCTATAACATGGCGGCGCAAATGATGGAAAATGAGCATCTGGGCATTCAGTTTAAAGGCATGTATGACGATCGCCCGGCAGACCGGTTAAGAAGCGATCAGGAGCATGATATTCAGGGCAGCATTGATGAAGCGATTGATATGGCTCGTTTGCACCAGGTAGATTATATCTATATTGCCTTACCCACCGCGGCTGAAAATCGTATCAAAACCATTCTGGAAAAATGCAGCGACACCACCGCCAATGTTTACCTGATTCCAAACTTCTTCATGTATACCTTGCTTAATTCACGCTGGCAGTCAGTAGGCAATGTACAGGCGCTGAGTATTTACGATACGCCGTTCCAGGGCTCCAGTGATGTATTAAAACGTATCGAAGATGTGGTAGTGAGCAGTATTATTCTGGCCTTTTTGGCGATTCCGATGCTGTGTATTGCCGCCGCTGTAAAACTAACCTCACCGGGTCCGGCTATCTTTAAACAGAAACGGTATGGTTTGGATGGTAAAGAAATCAAGGTTTACAAGTTCCGCTCTATGTCGACACAGGATAATGGCCATGAGGTTAAACAGGCGACCAAAAATGATCCCCGGGTCACGCGGCTGGGTGCGTTTTTACGCCGGACTTCATTAGATGAGCTGCCTCAGTTTATTAATGTGTTGCAGGGCAGAATGTCTATTGTGGGGCCGCGGCCGCATGCGGTAGCGCACAATGAACAATACCGTAAGCTGATTACGGGCTATATGTTGCGGCATAAAATCCGTCCCGGCATCACGGGCTGGGCTCAGGTCAATGGTCTGCGAGGTGAAACCGAAACCGTGAATAAAATGGCGAAGCGGGTCGAATATGACCTGGATTACATGCATCGCTGGTCAGTATGGTTTGATCTGAAAATCATCATCAAAACCGTATTTGGCGCTTTTTCGGACAACAACGCGTACTAG
- a CDS encoding hydrogen peroxide-inducible genes activator produces MKWPNLKHLHYLVTLHQEQHFHRAANRCNVSQSTLSTAIQNLEEHFGSQLLEREHKTFVFTSLGLDVVERSKLILQEAGELVEYAQNAGDWQRGKLKLGVIPTIAPFLFEGLIGAFSSFLPEISLELQEDTTDNLLRQLADGELDLLVLALPMETPGCKQMILGHDPFHLVAHHDLASELPEPLDLTSLPKKSIFLLQQEHCMTGHAVSACNLQHKDQVSSLAASSLYTLVQLANSKLGYTFLPELALNQKILQSTNLTAMPAEAQAYREIGLVWRSGTTRMRLFRRIAEILAPLLPEPTLR; encoded by the coding sequence ATGAAATGGCCGAATCTTAAACATCTGCATTACCTGGTCACTTTGCATCAAGAACAACACTTTCACCGCGCGGCCAACCGTTGTAATGTCAGTCAGTCCACCTTAAGCACGGCTATCCAGAATCTGGAAGAGCACTTTGGCAGCCAGCTACTGGAGCGTGAGCACAAAACCTTTGTGTTCACCTCACTGGGACTGGATGTGGTAGAGCGCAGTAAGCTGATATTACAAGAGGCCGGTGAGCTGGTCGAGTATGCCCAAAACGCGGGTGACTGGCAGCGAGGCAAGCTTAAACTGGGGGTTATCCCCACAATTGCCCCATTTTTGTTCGAAGGGTTGATAGGGGCATTTTCTTCGTTCTTACCAGAAATCAGCCTGGAGTTACAAGAAGACACCACCGATAATTTACTGCGTCAACTTGCCGATGGTGAGCTGGATTTGCTGGTGCTGGCTTTGCCCATGGAGACCCCGGGGTGCAAACAGATGATTCTGGGCCACGATCCTTTCCATCTGGTCGCTCATCATGATCTAGCCAGCGAATTACCTGAGCCTCTGGACCTGACCTCGCTGCCTAAGAAAAGCATCTTTTTACTGCAACAGGAACACTGTATGACCGGTCATGCGGTGAGTGCCTGCAACCTGCAGCACAAGGACCAGGTTAGCAGTCTGGCCGCCAGCAGCCTGTATACGCTGGTTCAGTTAGCCAACAGTAAACTGGGTTATACCTTCTTACCAGAGCTCGCCTTAAATCAAAAGATTTTGCAATCGACCAATCTCACGGCAATGCCGGCAGAAGCACAGGCTTACCGGGAAATCGGGCTGGTGTGGCGCTCTGGCACAACCCGGATGCGCTTGTTCCGCCGTATTGCTGAGATTCTGGCGCCGCTGCTGCCTGAGCCCACGTTACGCTAA
- a CDS encoding universal stress protein has product MTGNSKNILCILSEAHHFDKIVSHAMQVAQYHEAQLTILLKLDALPPNANMVMQSFAYLETHNSMESSAKAWMDKQVALWSKEYPVTGTVAVGQSSTETIQYIMANEIDLVIKLSDADDQERLCGSDDMELLRKCPCPVWVVPRGDKEQYDTIVAALDLNYHYPTHEVSIRRALNKDILRYAAHVALMESAQLRIVHVFDAVPDNILRGGFISVDENAMENDLNNIYKEREEELERLITEIKAELKAQFKKGTMKKLRRQKHLVHGYPRREIAATATAVGAKAVVMGTVARLGVPGFIMGGTAEETLQQLTCPVIGIKPEGFVSPVTPPDAKAE; this is encoded by the coding sequence ATGACCGGAAACAGTAAGAACATTCTTTGTATTCTCAGCGAAGCACATCATTTTGACAAAATTGTGTCCCATGCTATGCAGGTTGCGCAATACCATGAAGCGCAGCTTACCATTTTGCTTAAACTTGATGCCTTGCCACCCAATGCCAATATGGTAATGCAGTCATTTGCCTATCTTGAAACGCACAACTCTATGGAAAGCTCGGCAAAAGCCTGGATGGACAAACAGGTTGCCCTGTGGTCCAAAGAGTACCCGGTAACCGGTACCGTAGCAGTGGGCCAGTCCTCGACTGAGACCATTCAGTACATTATGGCCAATGAAATTGATCTAGTGATTAAATTATCGGATGCCGATGATCAGGAGCGGTTATGTGGCAGCGATGATATGGAATTGCTGCGCAAATGCCCCTGCCCGGTTTGGGTGGTACCTCGTGGTGATAAAGAGCAGTACGATACCATCGTGGCTGCGCTGGATCTTAACTACCATTACCCGACCCACGAAGTGTCGATACGTCGCGCCCTGAACAAAGATATTTTGCGGTACGCTGCCCATGTGGCGCTGATGGAGTCAGCACAACTTCGCATTGTGCATGTATTTGATGCTGTACCAGATAATATCCTGCGCGGAGGGTTCATTTCGGTGGATGAAAACGCCATGGAAAATGATCTGAACAATATTTATAAGGAACGAGAAGAAGAGCTGGAACGACTTATTACTGAAATCAAAGCTGAACTGAAAGCCCAGTTTAAAAAAGGCACGATGAAAAAGCTGCGCCGTCAGAAGCATCTTGTACATGGCTATCCACGTCGGGAAATTGCGGCTACGGCGACTGCGGTGGGCGCCAAAGCCGTGGTTATGGGAACGGTAGCACGCCTGGGCGTGCCTGGGTTTATCATGGGCGGGACTGCCGAAGAAACCTTGCAACAACTTACCTGTCCGGTTATCGGTATTAAACCAGAAGGCTTTGTTTCGCCGGTTACCCCACCCGATGCCAAGGCGGAATAG